The Nocardia sp. XZ_19_385 genome window below encodes:
- a CDS encoding helix-turn-helix domain-containing protein, whose amino-acid sequence MRTLTAGDLLRHWRLERRLSQLELAGRAETSARHLSFLETGRATPSRAMLANLCEHLQVPLRERNRLLLAAGYAPAFAEPALDTPEMAPVRAAVGQILEGHQPYPALAIDQSWNMVDANAGVALLLAGIDPDLLTPPVNALRLSLHPDGLAGRILNLPEWRGHVLARLTRQIEVTGSTELAELLTELREYPGGETELVLPEPDQVVVPLRLRHDGQDLSFLSVTTVFGTPMNVTVAELAIESFFPADAATRAALNP is encoded by the coding sequence GTGCGCACCCTGACAGCCGGTGACCTGCTCCGGCACTGGCGACTCGAACGCCGGCTCAGCCAACTCGAATTGGCCGGCCGGGCCGAAACCTCCGCCCGGCACCTGAGTTTCCTCGAAACCGGCCGCGCCACCCCGAGCCGCGCCATGCTGGCCAACCTGTGCGAGCACCTGCAGGTCCCGCTGCGGGAACGCAACCGCCTGCTGCTGGCCGCGGGATACGCCCCCGCCTTCGCCGAGCCCGCACTCGACACCCCGGAGATGGCGCCCGTGCGCGCGGCGGTCGGCCAGATTCTGGAGGGCCATCAGCCGTATCCCGCGCTGGCGATCGACCAGTCCTGGAACATGGTCGACGCCAACGCCGGAGTAGCACTGCTGCTCGCCGGTATCGATCCGGACCTGCTGACACCACCGGTGAACGCGCTACGGCTGAGCCTGCACCCCGACGGCCTGGCCGGACGCATCCTGAACCTGCCCGAATGGCGCGGCCACGTCCTGGCCCGCCTCACCCGCCAGATCGAAGTCACCGGCTCCACGGAACTGGCCGAGCTGCTGACCGAGCTCCGCGAATACCCGGGCGGGGAGACCGAACTCGTACTCCCCGAACCCGATCAGGTGGTGGTCCCACTGCGCCTGCGCCACGACGGCCAGGACCTATCCTTCCTCAGCGTGACCACCGTCTTCGGCACACCCATGAACGTCACGGTCGCCGAACTGGCCATCGAATCGTTCTTCCCGGCCGACGCGGCCACCCGCGCCGCCCTCAACCCCTGA
- a CDS encoding SDR family oxidoreductase, with product MILDAFRLDGRVAVVTGAGRGIGAATALALAEAGADVAIAARTAEQLEEVAGKIRALGRRALTVPCDLSDLDAVRTFADRAADELGRIDIVVNNVGGTMPNTFLTTTPDFLEQAFRFNVSTAHALTQAAVPHILAAGGGSVVNVSSVMGRTAGRGFLAYGTAKAALAHWTRLAATDLSPKVRVNAIAVGSVLTSALEVVAQQPEIKSQMEQATPLGRLGQPWEIAAGIVYLCSPAGAYITGKILEIDGGIEAPNLDLPIPDL from the coding sequence ATGATCCTGGACGCATTTCGACTCGACGGCCGGGTTGCCGTCGTCACCGGCGCGGGCCGCGGCATCGGCGCCGCCACCGCGCTGGCCCTCGCCGAAGCCGGGGCCGATGTCGCCATCGCCGCCCGCACGGCGGAGCAGTTGGAGGAGGTCGCGGGCAAGATCCGCGCTCTGGGCCGGCGCGCCCTCACCGTGCCCTGCGATCTGTCCGATCTGGACGCGGTGCGCACCTTCGCCGACCGCGCGGCCGACGAGCTGGGCCGCATCGACATCGTGGTCAACAATGTGGGCGGCACCATGCCCAACACCTTCCTCACCACGACCCCCGACTTCCTGGAGCAGGCGTTCCGCTTCAATGTCTCCACCGCGCACGCGCTGACCCAGGCCGCGGTGCCGCATATCCTCGCCGCGGGCGGCGGCTCGGTAGTGAATGTCTCGTCGGTGATGGGCCGCACGGCCGGGCGCGGTTTCCTCGCCTACGGCACCGCCAAGGCCGCGCTCGCGCATTGGACGCGCCTGGCCGCCACCGATCTGTCGCCGAAGGTCCGGGTCAACGCCATCGCGGTGGGCTCGGTGCTCACCTCCGCGCTGGAAGTCGTTGCGCAGCAACCAGAAATCAAGAGCCAGATGGAGCAGGCCACCCCGCTGGGCCGGCTCGGGCAGCCGTGGGAGATCGCCGCCGGCATCGTGTACCTGTGCTCCCCCGCGGGCGCCTACATCACCGGCAAGATCCTCGAAATCGACGGCGGCATCGAGGCGCCCAACCTCGACCTGCCCATCCCGGATCTGTGA
- a CDS encoding TetR/AcrR family transcriptional regulator yields MEVTSVRERIIVAAERLIAERGQGVPQRDIVLAAAQRNNSVIQYHFGSRDGLIEAIVEYRLAALEIRRLELLAEQSMSDHPETVHTLVQALVIPMLELTAQHGVSHYARFLEQIQGHAAVTDAANLGSDRRTSVRLIMRRLDHELTALPPRLRVRRLRALSITLFALLADHERAVEAGRVRADDDQQWNEIIDMLAGLLTASVSESAPIR; encoded by the coding sequence GTGGAAGTGACATCGGTGCGCGAGCGGATCATCGTCGCGGCGGAACGCCTGATCGCCGAACGCGGACAGGGCGTCCCGCAACGCGACATCGTCCTCGCGGCAGCACAGCGCAACAACTCGGTCATCCAGTACCACTTCGGCTCCCGCGACGGCCTCATCGAAGCGATCGTCGAATACCGCTTGGCGGCACTGGAAATACGCCGACTGGAACTACTGGCCGAACAGTCGATGTCCGACCACCCGGAGACCGTGCACACCCTGGTGCAGGCCCTGGTCATCCCGATGCTCGAACTCACCGCCCAGCACGGAGTCAGCCACTACGCCCGATTCCTCGAACAGATCCAAGGCCACGCCGCAGTCACCGACGCCGCCAATCTCGGCAGCGACCGCCGCACCTCGGTACGCCTCATCATGCGACGGCTCGACCACGAACTCACCGCCCTCCCGCCGCGCCTGCGGGTACGCCGCCTACGCGCCCTGTCGATCACACTGTTCGCCCTGCTCGCCGACCACGAGCGGGCCGTGGAAGCAGGCCGGGTTCGCGCCGACGACGACCAGCAGTGGAACGAGATCATCGACATGCTCGCGGGTCTACTCACCGCGTCCGTCAGCGAGTCCGCACCGATCAGGTAA
- the efeB gene encoding iron uptake transporter deferrochelatase/peroxidase subunit, producing MTDRPAADSHDQPQRGVSRRALLGGAAAGAGVVAGAAAAGAAISNAAHRSADSPGDRIVAFRGDRQAGIVTAVQDRLHFAAFDVITDSRAELIDLLQRWTLAAERMTRGQETVEGGAIGHGKYLPPPDTGEALGLSPASLTLTIGFGPGLFGPSASAPARGDRFGLAAHRPAALAELPIFAKDAIESSRSYGDICVQACADDPQVAVHAIRNLARMGFGVVSVRWSQLGFGRTSSTTRGQHTPRNMFGFKDGTRNLTADQTDLLDKFVWVAGQDNPAEAQWLTGGSYLVARRIRMDIEAWDRAALLEQEQIVGRSKGEGAPLGKHAEFDDPDFQMTVSRTPVIAEDAHVRLAHPDNLDGVQLLRRGYNFTDGSDGFGHLDAGLFFLAYCRNAHTQFVPMQRALSTKDAMMEYLTHTGTALFACPPGLAAGEWWGQRLFES from the coding sequence ATGACCGACCGACCCGCAGCCGATTCCCACGACCAGCCACAGCGTGGAGTGTCCCGGCGCGCCCTGCTGGGGGGCGCGGCGGCGGGTGCGGGGGTCGTGGCCGGTGCCGCGGCGGCAGGCGCCGCGATCAGCAACGCGGCGCACCGGAGCGCGGACAGCCCCGGGGACCGCATCGTCGCGTTCCGCGGGGACCGGCAGGCGGGGATCGTCACCGCGGTGCAGGACCGATTGCATTTCGCCGCCTTCGACGTCATCACCGATTCCCGCGCCGAACTCATCGATCTGCTCCAACGGTGGACGCTGGCCGCCGAACGTATGACGCGCGGGCAGGAGACCGTCGAGGGCGGCGCGATCGGCCACGGCAAGTATCTGCCGCCCCCCGACACCGGCGAAGCGCTCGGTCTGTCCCCGGCGTCATTGACCCTGACCATCGGCTTCGGTCCGGGCCTGTTCGGGCCCAGCGCGAGCGCCCCCGCGCGGGGGGACCGGTTCGGACTGGCCGCGCACCGGCCCGCCGCGCTGGCGGAACTGCCGATCTTCGCCAAGGACGCCATCGAATCCTCGCGCAGTTACGGCGACATCTGCGTGCAGGCCTGCGCGGACGACCCGCAGGTGGCGGTGCACGCGATCCGCAACCTGGCGCGCATGGGTTTCGGAGTGGTCAGCGTGCGCTGGTCGCAACTGGGATTCGGCCGCACCTCGAGCACGACCCGCGGCCAGCACACCCCGCGCAACATGTTCGGCTTCAAGGACGGCACCCGCAACCTCACCGCCGACCAGACCGACCTGCTCGACAAGTTCGTGTGGGTCGCCGGCCAGGACAACCCTGCCGAAGCGCAATGGCTCACCGGCGGAAGCTATCTGGTCGCCCGGCGGATCCGGATGGATATCGAGGCCTGGGACCGCGCCGCGCTCCTCGAGCAGGAACAGATCGTCGGCCGCAGCAAGGGCGAAGGCGCGCCGCTGGGCAAGCACGCCGAGTTCGACGACCCGGATTTCCAGATGACCGTGAGCCGGACCCCGGTGATCGCCGAGGACGCTCACGTACGCCTGGCGCACCCAGACAACCTCGACGGCGTGCAACTACTGCGCCGCGGCTACAACTTCACCGATGGCTCCGACGGTTTCGGCCACCTCGACGCCGGCCTGTTCTTCCTGGCCTACTGCCGTAACGCCCATACCCAATTCGTTCCGATGCAACGCGCCCTGTCCACCAAGGACGCGATGATGGAATACCTCACCCACACCGGCACGGCCTTGTTCGCCTGCCCGCCTGGCCTCGCCGCCGGCGAATGGTGGGGCCAGCGCCTGTTCGAATCCTGA
- the efeO gene encoding iron uptake system protein EfeO, giving the protein MVLSACTAKSSGTGDIAVTSTDSACELSSSSASTGTVTFAVANNGSKVTEFYVFGKHNRVLGEVENIGPGVTGKLVVEITEPGTYETACKPGMVGNGIRGTLEVTGEQKSKSDVPADVEQAKARYLDYVRGQLDGLVAQTTTFVAAVKSGDLAAARAQFGLTRTFYERVEPVAESFADLDPAIDMRWDDTEDGKQPFTGFHRIERFLWPPQQSQVGEDGDDISQADLDNAKTDTAALVNVEAEALLGNVTALRDEVRKSDFAFETQSFVKGPQALVDEIAATKVGGEEDRYSRTDLWDFAANIDGSETLIAELQPMITAKNAPLMDKITGQFQAVRDAIGKYRQGDGYVSYDTVTAAQRKELSDKIDALSATLSQVPDLVLGQ; this is encoded by the coding sequence ATGGTGCTCTCGGCGTGCACCGCCAAGTCCTCCGGGACCGGTGACATCGCGGTCACCTCCACCGACTCGGCATGTGAGCTCAGCTCCAGCAGCGCCTCGACCGGGACGGTGACCTTCGCCGTCGCCAACAACGGGTCCAAGGTCACCGAGTTCTATGTCTTCGGCAAGCACAACCGGGTCCTGGGCGAGGTCGAGAACATCGGCCCCGGCGTCACCGGCAAGCTCGTCGTGGAGATCACCGAGCCCGGCACCTACGAGACCGCGTGCAAACCGGGCATGGTGGGCAACGGTATTCGCGGCACCCTCGAGGTCACCGGCGAGCAGAAGTCCAAGTCCGATGTGCCCGCCGACGTGGAACAGGCCAAAGCTCGCTACCTGGATTACGTGCGCGGCCAGCTCGACGGACTGGTCGCCCAGACCACGACATTCGTCGCGGCGGTGAAGTCCGGTGACCTGGCCGCCGCCCGCGCTCAGTTCGGCCTGACCCGCACCTTCTATGAGCGGGTGGAACCGGTCGCGGAGTCCTTCGCCGACCTCGACCCGGCGATCGATATGCGCTGGGACGACACCGAGGACGGCAAACAGCCCTTCACCGGATTCCATCGCATCGAGCGATTCCTCTGGCCGCCGCAGCAGAGCCAGGTCGGTGAGGACGGCGACGACATCAGTCAGGCCGATCTCGACAACGCCAAAACCGACACCGCGGCGCTGGTCAACGTCGAGGCCGAGGCACTGCTGGGCAATGTCACCGCGCTGCGCGACGAGGTTCGCAAGTCCGACTTCGCCTTCGAGACCCAGTCGTTCGTGAAGGGCCCCCAAGCGCTGGTCGACGAGATCGCCGCCACCAAGGTCGGTGGCGAGGAAGACCGCTACTCGCGCACCGACCTGTGGGACTTCGCCGCCAACATCGACGGTTCGGAAACCTTGATCGCCGAATTGCAGCCGATGATCACCGCGAAGAACGCCCCGCTGATGGACAAGATCACCGGCCAGTTCCAGGCGGTGCGCGACGCCATCGGCAAGTACCGGCAGGGTGATGGCTACGTCTCCTACGACACCGTCACCGCAGCACAGCGCAAGGAACTGTCCGACAAAATCGACGCACTGTCGGCGACCCTGAGCCAGGTTCCGGATCTGGTTCTCGGACAGTAG
- a CDS encoding diacylglycerol kinase encodes MKYRVVQWSTGNVGHYALRSILARPELELVGVWVSGPEKVGKDAGELAGLDREIGVTATNDAQALLDLRPDCIVYTAMADDRLLEAVEDLKSFLRAGINVVSSSPVFLQFPYGTLPDDAIEPIVEAAREGGASLWVNGIDPGWANDWLPLLLSSGAQRIDALVCSEIMDYSTYDNPKVLFDIMGFGGALEELPLLLQPGVLTLAWGSVVRQLAAALDVELDAVTQDFERLPATEELTVCGRTVAAGTAAALRFQITGRRGDRSLITLEHVTRLHPDLAPEWPQPAGKGCYRVEIKGSPDYLLDLQLYADGDHAEAGVIGTAARLVSAVAAVVQARSGLLTATDLPLTTGRGLFS; translated from the coding sequence ATGAAATATCGTGTCGTCCAGTGGAGTACCGGCAATGTCGGGCATTACGCGCTGCGCTCCATCCTCGCCCGGCCCGAACTCGAGCTGGTCGGCGTCTGGGTGTCCGGGCCCGAGAAGGTGGGCAAGGACGCCGGTGAGCTCGCCGGGCTCGATCGCGAAATCGGTGTCACCGCAACCAATGACGCTCAGGCCCTGCTCGATTTGCGGCCCGACTGCATCGTCTACACCGCCATGGCCGACGACCGGCTCCTGGAAGCCGTCGAAGACCTGAAGTCCTTCCTGCGGGCGGGCATCAACGTCGTCTCCAGCAGTCCGGTGTTTCTCCAGTTCCCCTACGGCACCCTCCCCGATGACGCCATCGAACCCATCGTCGAGGCCGCACGCGAGGGCGGAGCCTCGCTGTGGGTCAACGGCATCGATCCCGGCTGGGCCAACGACTGGCTGCCGCTGCTGCTGTCCAGCGGAGCCCAGCGCATCGACGCGCTCGTCTGCTCGGAGATCATGGACTACTCCACCTACGACAATCCGAAGGTCCTGTTCGACATCATGGGGTTCGGCGGAGCGCTCGAGGAACTGCCGCTGCTGCTGCAACCGGGAGTGCTGACCCTCGCCTGGGGCAGCGTCGTCCGTCAGCTCGCCGCTGCTCTCGATGTCGAACTCGACGCCGTCACACAGGATTTCGAACGACTTCCGGCCACCGAGGAGCTCACTGTGTGCGGTCGCACCGTCGCCGCGGGTACGGCGGCGGCGCTGCGGTTCCAGATCACCGGGCGGCGGGGTGATCGCTCGTTGATCACTTTGGAGCATGTCACCCGGCTGCACCCCGACCTCGCCCCCGAGTGGCCGCAACCGGCGGGTAAAGGCTGCTACCGGGTCGAGATCAAAGGCAGCCCCGACTATCTGCTCGACCTGCAACTCTATGCCGATGGTGACCATGCCGAGGCCGGAGTCATCGGCACTGCCGCGCGCCTTGTGAGCGCCGTCGCGGCGGTGGTGCAAGCGCGCTCCGGACTGCTCACGGCCACCGATCTGCCGCTGACCACTGGTCGTGGTCTGTTCTCCTAA
- a CDS encoding pyruvate dehydrogenase, which produces MATLADMLVRDLVALGVTRIYGIVGDSLNPVVDAVRRTEGIDWIHVRHEEAAAFAAAAEAQLTGRLAVCAGSCGPGNLHLINGLYDAHRTGAPVLAIASHLPLTQIGTGFFQETHPEKLFDECSHYSELVSAPEQLPRLLRIAVQTALGAGGVSVLTIPGDVSSQKAPAQRSQGTAPAQRSPVVPTADRIDELARMLEGAEKVMLFCGDGVREAHAEVMALAAALGAPVGHSLRGKQWIQYDNPFDVGMSGLLGYGACYEAMHEADCVVLLGTDFPYDTFLPQQNTVQIDHDLTRFARRTPLELAVHGDVRETLALLLARLRPRTDRAFLDRMLRQHAKLLDKVVEAYTTDIADRTPIHPEYAAALLDSHATDDAVFTVDTGMGNVWAARYLTPNGRRRVIGSFLHGSMANALPHAIGAQLAYPDRQVVAICGDGGLSMLLGELLTLRTYDIPVKVVVFNNASLGMVKLEMMVEGYPSFGTDHPTVDFTAIARACGLPAVRVDQPSGIAEGLRVTFATPGPAVLELVTDPNALSIPPKITGEMLRGFALSAGRTVLGGGVGTMVELARGNLRNIPRP; this is translated from the coding sequence ATGGCGACACTGGCCGACATGCTCGTGCGCGATCTGGTCGCGCTCGGGGTCACCCGTATCTACGGGATCGTGGGCGACAGTCTCAATCCGGTGGTGGACGCGGTGCGCCGCACCGAGGGCATCGACTGGATCCATGTCCGGCACGAGGAGGCGGCGGCGTTCGCGGCGGCGGCCGAGGCGCAGTTGACCGGGCGGCTGGCAGTGTGTGCGGGGAGTTGCGGGCCGGGCAACCTGCATCTGATCAATGGGCTCTACGACGCGCACCGGACGGGTGCGCCGGTGCTGGCGATCGCCTCGCACCTGCCGCTGACCCAGATCGGTACGGGCTTCTTCCAGGAGACCCATCCCGAGAAGCTGTTCGACGAATGCAGTCATTACAGCGAACTCGTCTCCGCGCCCGAGCAGCTACCGCGACTGCTGCGCATCGCCGTGCAGACCGCGCTCGGCGCGGGCGGGGTTTCGGTGCTGACCATTCCCGGTGATGTCAGCTCGCAGAAGGCGCCCGCGCAGCGATCGCAGGGCACCGCGCCGGCGCAGCGTTCGCCGGTGGTGCCGACCGCCGACCGGATCGACGAGCTGGCCCGGATGCTCGAGGGCGCCGAGAAGGTCATGCTGTTCTGCGGTGACGGTGTGCGCGAGGCGCATGCCGAGGTGATGGCGCTGGCCGCGGCGCTCGGGGCGCCGGTGGGTCACAGCCTGCGTGGCAAGCAGTGGATCCAGTACGACAATCCGTTCGATGTCGGCATGAGCGGGCTGCTCGGTTACGGCGCCTGCTATGAGGCGATGCACGAAGCGGACTGTGTTGTGCTGCTGGGCACCGACTTTCCCTACGACACCTTCCTGCCCCAGCAGAACACGGTGCAGATCGACCACGACCTGACCCGCTTCGCCCGGCGCACCCCGCTGGAGCTGGCAGTGCACGGCGACGTACGTGAGACTCTGGCGCTGCTGCTCGCACGACTGCGTCCACGCACGGATCGCGCCTTCCTGGACCGGATGCTGCGCCAGCACGCCAAACTGCTGGACAAGGTCGTCGAGGCCTACACCACCGACATCGCCGACCGCACCCCCATCCACCCGGAATACGCTGCCGCCCTGCTGGATTCGCACGCCACCGATGACGCCGTGTTCACCGTCGACACCGGGATGGGCAATGTCTGGGCCGCCCGCTATCTCACCCCCAACGGCCGCCGCCGGGTGATCGGCTCGTTCCTGCACGGCTCCATGGCCAACGCGCTGCCGCACGCGATCGGCGCGCAACTCGCCTACCCGGACCGTCAGGTGGTCGCGATCTGCGGGGACGGCGGCCTGAGCATGCTGCTCGGAGAACTGCTGACCTTGCGCACCTACGACATCCCGGTCAAGGTCGTCGTGTTCAACAACGCCAGCCTCGGCATGGTGAAACTGGAGATGATGGTCGAGGGCTACCCGTCCTTCGGCACCGACCACCCCACCGTCGACTTCACCGCGATCGCTCGCGCCTGCGGCCTGCCCGCGGTCCGGGTGGATCAGCCCAGCGGCATCGCCGAAGGTTTACGGGTCACCTTCGCCACCCCTGGTCCCGCCGTTCTGGAATTGGTCACCGACCCGAACGCGCTGTCGATCCCGCCCAAGATCACCGGCGAGATGCTGCGCGGCTTCGCCCTCAGTGCGGGTCGCACCGTCCTGGGCGGTGGTGTCGGCACGATGGTCGAGCTGGCCCGCGGCAATCTGCGCAACATTCCGCGGCCCTGA
- the efeU gene encoding iron uptake transporter permease EfeU, which produces MDLALSTPTVATQLFGSGLIGLREGLEAGIVVMILTAFLVKSDRREHLKWLWLGVGAAVAMVVVVFAGIHYGTSTISGLAAEAVAGVSSLIAAAIVTAMVLWMRSAATHISADLRAELSAAVEIGGIAVASLAFFAVGREGLETALLMVGYAENTSGSDWPLLGLLLGIAVAVALTVALYLGAVRISLVKFFTYTGALLVVVAAGILAYGVRALQVVGWLPGIGNVAFDVSAHYDQSSWYGTTLAGLFNLRPDPTVLQVIAWAAYLAVVLTLFLRPRRRAVASSTPAVAVDRTPAS; this is translated from the coding sequence ATGGACCTCGCTCTGTCGACGCCCACGGTGGCCACCCAGCTGTTCGGCAGCGGATTGATCGGGCTGCGTGAGGGTTTGGAAGCCGGGATCGTGGTGATGATCCTGACGGCGTTCCTCGTCAAGTCCGATCGCCGCGAACACCTCAAATGGTTGTGGCTCGGCGTCGGCGCCGCGGTCGCGATGGTGGTCGTCGTCTTCGCCGGCATCCATTACGGCACCTCGACGATCAGCGGCCTGGCCGCCGAAGCGGTCGCCGGAGTCTCCTCGCTCATCGCGGCCGCCATCGTCACCGCCATGGTGCTGTGGATGCGCAGCGCCGCCACTCACATCTCCGCCGACCTGCGTGCCGAGCTGTCCGCGGCAGTCGAGATCGGCGGGATCGCGGTGGCGAGCCTGGCGTTCTTCGCCGTCGGACGCGAAGGTCTGGAGACCGCGCTGCTGATGGTCGGCTACGCCGAGAACACCTCGGGCAGCGACTGGCCGCTGCTGGGCCTGCTGCTGGGCATCGCGGTAGCCGTGGCCCTGACCGTTGCGCTGTACCTGGGTGCGGTGCGGATCAGCCTGGTCAAGTTCTTCACCTACACCGGTGCTCTGCTGGTCGTGGTGGCTGCGGGCATCCTGGCCTACGGAGTACGGGCACTGCAGGTGGTCGGCTGGCTGCCCGGGATCGGCAACGTGGCCTTCGACGTGAGCGCGCACTACGACCAATCCTCCTGGTATGGAACGACATTGGCGGGCTTGTTCAATCTGCGCCCGGACCCGACCGTGCTGCAGGTGATCGCCTGGGCGGCATACCTGGCCGTGGTGCTGACGCTGTTCCTGCGTCCCCGCCGTCGTGCGGTCGCGTCCTCGACTCCCGCGGTAGCGGTCGATAGAACTCCGGCCTCGTGA
- a CDS encoding TIGR03619 family F420-dependent LLM class oxidoreductase, which produces MRFTYAEAMTNPEYYVPLAQAAEAAGYSSITVADSIAYPKESDATYPYTPDGNREFLEDKPFIEAFVLSAAILAATKTLRVTPFVVKLPIRPPVLVAKQAASLAALSGNRFGFGVGISPWPDDFEILDVPFEKRGARMDECIDIVRGLCAGGYFEYHGEFYDLPPIKISPVPTEPIPILIGGHSAPALRRAARCDGWMHAGGDGEELDRLLVKLDKLREEHGTRKDFEVHVISLDAYTVDGIKRLEDKGVTDVIVGFRSPYTREHDTEPLDTKITHLSKFAERVIAKVNS; this is translated from the coding sequence TTGCGATTCACCTATGCCGAGGCGATGACGAACCCGGAGTACTACGTGCCGTTGGCGCAGGCGGCCGAGGCGGCCGGGTACTCCTCGATCACGGTGGCCGACAGCATCGCCTACCCGAAGGAGTCCGACGCCACTTATCCCTATACGCCGGACGGGAATCGGGAGTTCCTGGAGGACAAGCCGTTCATCGAGGCGTTCGTGCTGTCGGCGGCGATTCTGGCGGCGACCAAGACGTTGCGGGTGACGCCGTTCGTGGTGAAGCTGCCGATCCGCCCGCCGGTGCTGGTGGCCAAGCAGGCGGCCTCGCTGGCGGCGTTGAGCGGTAACCGGTTCGGGTTCGGGGTGGGGATCAGCCCATGGCCGGATGACTTCGAGATTTTGGATGTGCCGTTCGAGAAGCGGGGCGCGCGGATGGACGAGTGCATCGATATCGTGCGCGGGTTGTGTGCGGGCGGGTATTTCGAGTACCACGGGGAGTTCTACGATCTGCCCCCGATCAAGATCAGCCCGGTGCCTACCGAGCCGATCCCGATCCTGATCGGCGGCCACAGTGCTCCGGCTTTGCGCCGGGCCGCCCGCTGTGACGGTTGGATGCACGCCGGCGGTGACGGCGAGGAGTTGGACCGGCTGCTGGTCAAGCTGGACAAGCTGCGGGAGGAGCACGGGACCCGCAAGGATTTCGAGGTGCACGTGATCTCGCTGGACGCGTACACGGTCGACGGGATCAAGCGGCTCGAGGACAAGGGCGTCACCGATGTCATCGTCGGCTTCCGCAGTCCCTACACCCGTGAGCACGACACCGAGCCGCTGGACACCAAGATCACGCATCTGTCCAAGTTCGCCGAACGGGTCATCGCGAAGGTCAACTCCTGA